TTCGAGTGAATCCTGATTCAAAGATGACAGGTCGGCAATTTGCCGGCCTGTCTTTTTTTGTGCCCCAACCATCGCTGGGGCTTGGAATCATCGCGATGGCTTCTTAGCAGAGGACTTCGTTTTGGGCGCTGCGGCCCGGACGATAGAACTCCAACTTTTCCAACGCTGCGTAGACCTCTTCGAGGGTCTTTTCACCGAAGTTGGAAATTCCCAACAGACGTTTTGGGGAGGCCTGCAGCAGGTCGCGGACCGTGAAGATGCCTGTCTCTTCCAAGCAATTGGTCGTGCGAACCGAAAGCTCCATCTCAGCGATACTCAGTTCCAGACGCTCGCTACGCAGGCGGGCACGCTCTTCGGCTTGACTTAGCGGAATGCGGGTCATTGCTTCAGTCCTCCTATGACATTGGAAAGCAAATTAATTGGGTCGGTGCGGGAATTTTAGCGAGCGGGACCAAAGTCGCAAAGCGATTCAGGCGAATCCTTTTGAAAATTTTACAATTTATTTGATAGCGTAAGCCCCGATTCGATGATGTCGTCGCTTCCCCGCCCCCGCTGCGAAAAATCGCCGAATTGCATTAAACTTGCATTCGTTTCGATAGGCAGCGTCAGGCAAGCGGTCGATCGTTTTGGAGTCCACCGTTTCTCTCTCGCCGCTTAGGCAACAATGCACAACATCGAATCGCTTACCGTCAACGTCTTGATCGTGCTGGGAGCGGGTTTGATCGCGGGGACGGTTTGCAAGCGGATCGGCGTTTCGATGCTTGTTGGCTATCTGGTCGTGGGAGCGTTGATCGGCGGGGGCGCGCTGAATCTGGTCAACCAACAGGACCACGAACTCGAAGTGCTGGCGCAGTTCGGGGCGCTGTTGCTGCTGTTTGCCGTCGGGCTCGAATTTTCGCTCGAAGAACTGATGCGACTCAGCCGCTATTCGATGATCGGCGGCGCCACGCAGATGTTTCTGGTCGCGGTCCCTTTAACAGGCGTCTGCATGGCGTTTGGGATGTCGTTGAACGCCGCGGTGCTGGCCGGATTTGCCGGCGCACTCAGTTCGACCGTACTCGTCTTCAAAGCGCTTGCCGAATGGGGACTGACAGCATCGCCGCACGGTCGCCGCGCGATCGCGATCCTGTTGTTCCAAGACGTCGCCCTGGTACCGCTGATGTTGTTGGTCCCGTTGTTGACGCATCAAGGCGAACCGCCGACGATCACGACCTACCTGTTGCTGGCTCTCAAATCGTCGATCTTTCTCGCAGCGTTGCTCGCGTGTCGCAGCGTCGTCGGACGCTGGATCGTGCCGAGCCTGGCGGGACTGCGAAGCGTCGAACTGGTGATGCTGTTCACGCTCTGTTTGCTGGGTGGAGTCTGTTGGTCGGCATTCCAATTGGGGCTGCCATCGGCTGTGGGAGCGCTTGCGGCGGGGATCATCTTGAGCGGCAATCGCTTGAGCCGGCAGATCGATTCGATCTTGCTGCCGTTTCGCGAATCGTTTTCGGTGATCTTCTTCGTCACGATCGGGACGCTGTTAAATCCCGGTATGTTCTTCCAGGAACCGCTGCTGCTGACCGCTGGCTTGATTGGCATGCTAGTCCTAAAAAGTGGAGCCGCTTCGATCGCGCTGAAGCTGGTCGGTCTGCAGTGGAAGACGGCGTTTGGGATGGGATTGGGACTGGCTCAACTGGGCGAGTTCTCCTTCCTGCTGATCTCCGAAGCCGCTGGATTGGGCTTGATCAGCCGCGACGATTACAACCGGATGCTGTTCATCGCGTTGGGGACGTTGATTCTCACGCCGCAATTGATTCGATACGGTTTGCGTTGGACCGAGCGGTCGCCCGACGAAGACCTTCACGGAATGCAACACCGACGCGATAGTGCGGTTTCGCGGCACGCGATCGTGATCGGAATCGGGTTGATCGGCCGCCAATTGGCTTCGCGGTTGGAGATCATGGGATCGGAGGTACGGTTGGTCGATCAGAGTCCGATCAATCTGCACGGCTTTGCTCAGCAGGGCTTCCACACGACGGCCGGCGACGCACGCGATCCCGACATCCTGCACCGGGCCGGAGCCGAAACCTGCGGTTTGTGTATCGTCAGCGTTCCCAGCGACGACGCGGCGCTGCAGATCGTCACCGCGCTGCGTGGGATCAATCACGATGCGGAGATCATCGTCCGCTGTCGCTATCAGGGGAACGTCCACCGGATTATGAAGGCGGGAGCCGCGGCGGTGGTCAGCGAAGAAGCCGAAGCGTCCAAGGCGATGCTGCAGTGGTGCGATCGCGCCGTGGGGCCGGTCGAATAGCCACCGGCCCTGCCGCATAATTTGCCGACGTTAGCCGAGCTGTTCTACGGCAGCTGAACCGACAGCCGTTGCCAAGATTTTGGCGGGCGACACTCGAACGACATCGGCTCGCGCCGCGTCGGATGTTCAAACGTCAGCTGCCACGCGTGAAGTGCGATCCCCTGCGGAAACGTCGACGACGCATCGTATTTACGATCGCCGATGACCGGCATCCCGCGACTGGCTAACTGCAGGCGGATCTGATGCTTCCGACCGGTGATCAATTCGACCTCGATCAAACTCTGTCGTCCCGAAGATTCGATAACGCGGTACCGCAGTTCGGCTCGCTTAGCATCCGCCGTCGACTCGCGGCAGACGACCATCCGGTGGGCCGCATCGTCTTTGCGGACGAAGTCGATAAGCGTCCCTTCCGCATCGGGAAGCGTTCCCTCGACGACCGCCAGATAACGCTTTTCGATCGTCCGCCGACGCAGCATATCGGACAACCGGCTGGCCGCTTTGCTGGTCCGCGCCAGAACTAAAACGCCGCTGGTGACGGTGTCCAAACGGCTGACGATTCCCAGGTAGACCTTCCCCGGTTTTTGATACTTCACGCGGATGTATTCGGATGCTTGGTCGAAGACGCTGGTCCCGTCGGTGACACCCTGCGTCGCGATCCCCGCCGGTTTATCGACCACCAGCAGATGATTGTCTTCGTATAGGATCGGGAACGGCGGCGTTGTCAAACCAGGAACCTCAGGGAGCGTGGATCAGCGAAGAAGCGGAGCGATACTGTCGACCAAATCAGCGAATGAATCAAGCGGTCACCGATCGCAAGACATCCAGATACGCTTGGACAAACCGATCCCAGCTGTACCGATCGACGACCGAACGCCCGGCGTCCGAGAGGCGTTGCCGCAGGTCGCGGTCTGCCAAAAGCCGCGCCAAGCCGGCGGACAACGCGGCGGGATCATCCTGTTCGACGAGTAAGCCGGTTTGCCCGTCGTCGATGATCTCGCCGGGACCGCTGTCGCAGTCGACCGACAGTGATGGAACGCCCGATGCCATCGCTTCCAACAACGCGTTGGGAAAGCCTTCGTAGCGGCTGGTTAATGCAAACGCTCCCGCCTTCGCCAACACTGCGCCGACGTCGTCGCACCAGCCACATAATTCGGCGCGCTCCGTCAAGCGAAGCGTCTGGATTTGTTGGGCGAGCGCCGGCCGTTGCGGTCCGTCGCCGTAGATCTTCAGTTTCCAATCGATCAGCGATTCGGGAAGTCGCCCAAAGGCATCGATCAAGCGATCGATCTGTTTTTCCTGCGACAATCGGCCTACCGAAACCAATGTCTTCTTGCGGCGATCGACATCGTCGACGATTCGGTTGGTGTCGGGAGGATCGATCGCGACGGGAATGATCGTCGTCGCCGCGGAGGTCCAGGCCG
Above is a genomic segment from Rosistilla ulvae containing:
- a CDS encoding DNA-directed RNA polymerase subunit alpha C-terminal domain-containing protein → MTRIPLSQAEERARLRSERLELSIAEMELSVRTTNCLEETGIFTVRDLLQASPKRLLGISNFGEKTLEEVYAALEKLEFYRPGRSAQNEVLC
- a CDS encoding cation:proton antiporter, whose product is MHNIESLTVNVLIVLGAGLIAGTVCKRIGVSMLVGYLVVGALIGGGALNLVNQQDHELEVLAQFGALLLLFAVGLEFSLEELMRLSRYSMIGGATQMFLVAVPLTGVCMAFGMSLNAAVLAGFAGALSSTVLVFKALAEWGLTASPHGRRAIAILLFQDVALVPLMLLVPLLTHQGEPPTITTYLLLALKSSIFLAALLACRSVVGRWIVPSLAGLRSVELVMLFTLCLLGGVCWSAFQLGLPSAVGALAAGIILSGNRLSRQIDSILLPFRESFSVIFFVTIGTLLNPGMFFQEPLLLTAGLIGMLVLKSGAASIALKLVGLQWKTAFGMGLGLAQLGEFSFLLISEAAGLGLISRDDYNRMLFIALGTLILTPQLIRYGLRWTERSPDEDLHGMQHRRDSAVSRHAIVIGIGLIGRQLASRLEIMGSEVRLVDQSPINLHGFAQQGFHTTAGDARDPDILHRAGAETCGLCIVSVPSDDAALQIVTALRGINHDAEIIVRCRYQGNVHRIMKAGAAAVVSEEAEASKAMLQWCDRAVGPVE
- a CDS encoding RluA family pseudouridine synthase, which translates into the protein MTTPPFPILYEDNHLLVVDKPAGIATQGVTDGTSVFDQASEYIRVKYQKPGKVYLGIVSRLDTVTSGVLVLARTSKAASRLSDMLRRRTIEKRYLAVVEGTLPDAEGTLIDFVRKDDAAHRMVVCRESTADAKRAELRYRVIESSGRQSLIEVELITGRKHQIRLQLASRGMPVIGDRKYDASSTFPQGIALHAWQLTFEHPTRREPMSFECRPPKSWQRLSVQLP
- a CDS encoding glycosyltransferase family 4 protein; this translates as MRITCAIHSLTGGGAERVMAGLANRMAVEHAVTLITLDAAGEDRYQCDETVERIGLDQMSESGSIFQAIASNRRRIAAIRNAVAASKPDVVLSFCDKMNILTLAACKPLAVPVVVSERTQPAHQPIGRFWETLRRWHYPRAAACIVQTSAAGRAVSAWTSAATTIIPVAIDPPDTNRIVDDVDRRKKTLVSVGRLSQEKQIDRLIDAFGRLPESLIDWKLKIYGDGPQRPALAQQIQTLRLTERAELCGWCDDVGAVLAKAGAFALTSRYEGFPNALLEAMASGVPSLSVDCDSGPGEIIDDGQTGLLVEQDDPAALSAGLARLLADRDLRQRLSDAGRSVVDRYSWDRFVQAYLDVLRSVTA